In Chitinophagales bacterium, a single genomic region encodes these proteins:
- a CDS encoding sugar transferase, protein MFQKNKKYVFLFQFFDWFVAILVWILFFSFRKKYVENFPLDIYQILGDDNFIYAIIILPIMWVIWYAFTGQYHKVYRQSRLRVVYKTFWQSLIGVLAIFFVLLLDDQVGNYTKYYATFSFLLVAQFFFTTVCRLILLTFIKHKMAKGEILTNAVIVGSKYKAKQFFDDFNRNPLVYGYDIKGVVGINGGVINAEGLPFLGNLASLEEICIKYNIEDVIIAVETKEHLFINKIIISLSSLAVFIRIIPDLYDILSGSVNMREVIGAPLIDIFPDAMPLWQQNIKRLLDVVISSVALIILFPFFIIIALTIKVTDKGSIFYSQLRVGKGGEMFRMYKFRSMKEDAEPNGPALSADNDERITPLGKFMRKWRIDELPQFWNVLKGDMSLIGPRPERKYYIDLMSEKAPEVKHLQRVRPGLTSLGMVKFGYAQNVDEMIQRLKYDIIYIEKRSLGLDFKIFLYTLITLIRGRGK, encoded by the coding sequence ATGTTTCAAAAAAACAAAAAATATGTTTTTCTTTTCCAATTTTTTGATTGGTTTGTAGCTATTTTAGTTTGGATATTGTTTTTTTCATTTAGAAAAAAATATGTAGAAAATTTTCCTTTAGATATCTATCAAATTTTAGGCGATGATAATTTTATTTATGCCATTATAATTTTGCCTATAATGTGGGTAATATGGTATGCTTTTACAGGGCAGTATCATAAAGTTTATAGGCAGTCAAGATTAAGAGTGGTTTATAAAACATTTTGGCAATCGTTAATAGGCGTATTAGCTATTTTTTTCGTTTTATTATTAGACGACCAAGTGGGAAACTACACAAAATACTATGCTACATTTTCATTTTTATTGGTAGCACAGTTTTTTTTCACTACAGTTTGTCGGCTTATTTTATTGACATTTATAAAGCATAAAATGGCTAAAGGAGAAATTTTAACTAATGCCGTAATTGTAGGAAGTAAATATAAAGCCAAGCAATTTTTTGACGATTTTAATAGAAACCCGTTGGTTTATGGCTACGATATTAAAGGTGTGGTAGGAATAAATGGAGGCGTTATAAATGCAGAAGGACTTCCTTTTTTAGGAAATTTAGCCTCTTTAGAAGAAATTTGCATAAAATACAATATAGAAGATGTAATAATAGCTGTAGAAACAAAAGAACATTTATTTATTAATAAAATTATAATTTCTTTGTCGTCTTTAGCTGTGTTTATTAGAATTATACCCGATTTGTACGATATTTTATCGGGTTCGGTAAATATGCGAGAAGTAATAGGTGCTCCGTTAATTGATATTTTCCCCGATGCGATGCCTTTATGGCAGCAAAACATAAAGCGACTGTTAGATGTTGTAATTTCTTCTGTAGCATTAATTATTTTATTTCCATTTTTTATAATAATAGCATTAACAATTAAGGTAACAGATAAAGGTTCTATATTTTATTCTCAGCTAAGAGTGGGCAAGGGTGGTGAAATGTTTAGGATGTATAAATTTAGATCTATGAAAGAAGATGCCGAGCCTAATGGTCCTGCACTTTCTGCCGATAATGATGAAAGAATAACACCTTTGGGCAAATTTATGCGTAAGTGGCGTATAGACGAGTTGCCACAGTTTTGGAATGTACTAAAAGGCGATATGAGTTTAATAGGACCACGCCCCGAAAGAAAATATTACATAGACTTAATGAGTGAAAAAGCTCCAGAAGTGAAACACCTACAGCGTGTAAGACCAGGACTTACATCTTTAGGAATGGTTAAATTTGGCTATGCTCAAAATGTAGATGAAATGATACAGCGTTTGAAATACGATATTATTTATATAGAAAAACGCTCTTTAGGCTTAGATTTTAAAATATTTCTTTACACCTTAATTACATTAATTAGAGGAAGAGGAAAGTAA
- a CDS encoding Gfo/Idh/MocA family oxidoreductase — translation MLKIGVLGAGHLGKIHIRLIKEIETLELVGFYDPNDTNAFKTEEKYEVKRFTDIEELIAACDAIDIVTTTISHFECAKMAIRKGKHIFIEKPMTSTLEEAYSLVELIKEAGIKAQVGHVERFNPAFLAVKNYDFNPMFIETHRLAQFNPRGTDVSVIHDLMIHDIDIILKLVKTNVKKIHASGVPIISDSPDIANARIEFDNGCVANVTASRLSIKNMRKTRVFQRDAYVTIDFLEKKTEIFKLYNEQPSEHNTFELEMANNKKKYIHFDTPKIEPTNAIKMELEYFAQSIYQNKIPEVTAMDGLKAMEVAYGVLDKIQRLNII, via the coding sequence ATGTTAAAAATAGGCGTTTTAGGAGCAGGGCATTTGGGCAAAATTCATATTAGGCTAATTAAAGAAATAGAAACTTTAGAATTAGTTGGTTTTTACGACCCAAACGATACTAATGCCTTTAAAACTGAAGAAAAATACGAAGTAAAACGCTTTACCGATATTGAAGAACTTATAGCCGCCTGCGATGCTATTGATATAGTTACCACCACCATTTCTCATTTTGAATGTGCTAAAATGGCAATAAGAAAAGGGAAACATATTTTTATAGAAAAACCTATGACTTCTACTTTAGAAGAAGCATACAGCTTAGTAGAACTTATAAAAGAAGCAGGTATAAAAGCTCAAGTAGGACATGTAGAGCGTTTTAATCCGGCATTTTTAGCCGTAAAAAATTACGATTTTAATCCCATGTTTATAGAAACGCATCGCCTGGCTCAGTTTAACCCGCGGGGTACAGATGTTTCTGTTATTCATGATTTAATGATTCATGACATAGATATTATTTTAAAACTGGTAAAAACCAATGTAAAGAAAATACATGCCAGTGGCGTACCTATTATTAGCGATTCGCCAGATATAGCCAATGCCCGTATTGAATTTGATAATGGCTGCGTAGCCAATGTTACCGCCAGCCGATTATCTATAAAAAATATGAGAAAAACTCGGGTTTTTCAAAGAGATGCTTATGTTACCATAGATTTTTTAGAAAAGAAAACAGAGATTTTTAAACTATACAACGAGCAACCCAGCGAGCATAATACATTTGAGCTTGAAATGGCAAATAACAAAAAAAAATACATCCATTTTGACACGCCTAAAATAGAGCCTACAAACGCTATAAAAATGGAGTTGGAATACTTTGCACAAAGTATTTATCAAAATAAAATTCCGGAAGTTACCGCCATGGACGGATTAAAAGCCATGGAAGTTGCTTACGGAGTTTTAGATAAAATTCAACGCTTGAATATTATTTAG
- a CDS encoding DNA alkylation repair protein gives MKLLRVFNRELNKTAVEADKLPMEKYMKNNFKFYGVRSPVRKNVFKQVMKNYELPSAEEYKFVVLKMMQHPKREMNYCGIDLAIKCQKKYSNIIDLDYISTLIVTRSWWDSVDSIAPNLLGNYLLNYPEMIPKFLKEYKASSNIWLYRSCILFQLKYKDKTDADLLFKICTHFKDSKEFFVQKAIGWALREYAKTDTDATYRFVDTTNLAPLSKKEACKHRK, from the coding sequence ATGAAATTACTAAGAGTTTTTAACCGAGAGTTAAATAAGACAGCCGTTGAAGCAGATAAATTGCCGATGGAAAAATACATGAAAAACAATTTTAAGTTTTATGGTGTACGGTCGCCAGTACGTAAAAATGTTTTTAAGCAAGTAATGAAAAACTACGAGTTACCTTCTGCTGAAGAATATAAATTTGTTGTTTTAAAAATGATGCAACACCCCAAAAGAGAAATGAACTACTGCGGTATAGATTTGGCTATTAAATGCCAGAAAAAGTACAGTAATATTATTGATTTAGATTACATTTCTACTTTAATAGTAACGCGTTCTTGGTGGGATAGTGTAGATAGTATTGCTCCTAATTTATTGGGCAATTATCTACTAAATTATCCTGAAATGATTCCGAAATTTCTGAAAGAGTATAAAGCGAGTAGCAATATTTGGTTGTACAGAAGTTGTATCTTATTTCAGTTAAAATATAAAGACAAAACAGATGCCGATTTACTTTTTAAAATATGTACACATTTTAAAGACAGCAAAGAGTTTTTTGTTCAAAAAGCCATAGGCTGGGCTTTAAGAGAATATGCTAAAACAGATACCGATGCCACTTACCGTTTTGTAGATACCACTAATTTAGCACCGCTTAGCAAAAAAGAGGCTTGCAAGCACAGAAAATAA
- a CDS encoding UDP-3-O-(3-hydroxymyristoyl)glucosamine N-acyltransferase: MKLTKTTTAKEIATKYRIKLIGNENAVIGSINEIHKLENDSITFVDHPKYYNKVINSIAKVIIINKEVDCPKGKALLVIENPFELYNTLALNARPFLRSSSSVSSTAQIGEDTIIQPNVFVGKHVKIGKNCIIHPNVTIYNYTEIGNNVIIHSNTTVGSDAFYLHKKGKEYEKMHTIGRTIIEDNVEIGSSCTIDSGVSGNTIIGRGTKIDSQVHIAHGVVVGKNCLLCAQVAIAGKSIIEDDVILYGKVGISKDVTIGKGAVLLASSNVDKNLEGGKIYYGSPAIEARKKWKEMATMRMLPEIWNKLQLKDK; the protein is encoded by the coding sequence TTGAAACTAACAAAAACGACTACTGCTAAAGAAATAGCTACAAAATACCGTATTAAACTTATTGGAAATGAAAATGCCGTAATAGGTAGCATTAATGAAATTCATAAGTTGGAAAATGATAGCATTACTTTTGTTGACCACCCCAAATACTACAATAAAGTAATTAACAGCATAGCTAAAGTTATTATCATAAATAAAGAAGTAGATTGCCCAAAAGGGAAAGCACTTTTAGTTATAGAAAATCCTTTTGAACTATACAACACTTTGGCGTTAAACGCCCGACCTTTTTTGCGTTCTTCGTCAAGTGTTTCTTCTACGGCACAAATAGGAGAAGATACCATAATACAGCCTAATGTTTTTGTAGGCAAACATGTTAAAATAGGAAAGAATTGTATTATTCATCCTAATGTAACTATTTATAATTATACAGAAATAGGCAATAATGTTATTATACATTCTAATACTACCGTAGGTAGCGATGCTTTTTACTTACATAAAAAAGGCAAGGAATATGAAAAAATGCACACTATTGGCAGAACAATAATAGAAGATAATGTAGAAATAGGTTCTTCATGTACTATAGATAGTGGCGTTTCGGGCAATACCATAATTGGAAGAGGAACTAAAATAGATAGTCAAGTGCACATAGCACACGGAGTGGTGGTAGGCAAAAATTGCTTATTGTGTGCTCAAGTTGCCATAGCAGGGAAATCTATAATAGAAGATGATGTTATTCTTTATGGTAAAGTGGGTATTTCTAAAGATGTTACCATAGGAAAAGGAGCGGTACTTTTAGCTTCCTCTAATGTAGATAAAAATTTAGAAGGTGGCAAAATTTACTATGGCTCTCCGGCCATAGAAGCACGCAAAAAATGGAAAGAAATGGCTACTATGCGTATGCTTCCGGAAATTTGGAATAAACTCCAACTGAAAGACAAATAA
- a CDS encoding zinc-binding dehydrogenase produces the protein MKAAVLTKFGKAEEAFEIREVEMPTIKSNEVLIKVEGFGLNFADIMARQGNYQDCPPLPAILGYDVVGEVVETGKDVSNVKKGDRVTSMTRFGGYAEYAVTDYRACAKIANDYPLGKATALTTQYCTADYCFNQMMNLFEGDKVLIHAAAGGVGTALVQMAANRGCEIFATAGSEEKMEYLKNMGVQHPINYRKNDFDVEVAKILGDEKLDAIFDPIGGSNAKKGYKLLASGGRILLFGASSMTGTSIFGKIGVGLGFGFYHPVQFMLKSQAMIGVNMLRIADNRPFTLKRSLDNVVRDVEKEILNPTVAKIFSINQLAEAHNYLESRKSIGKVSVSWN, from the coding sequence ATGAAAGCAGCAGTATTAACCAAATTTGGCAAAGCAGAAGAAGCTTTTGAAATACGTGAAGTAGAAATGCCTACTATTAAAAGCAATGAAGTTTTAATAAAAGTAGAAGGATTTGGCTTAAATTTTGCCGATATAATGGCACGGCAAGGCAATTATCAAGATTGTCCTCCTTTGCCGGCTATTTTAGGTTATGATGTGGTAGGCGAAGTAGTGGAAACAGGAAAAGATGTTAGTAATGTAAAAAAAGGCGACCGAGTAACCTCCATGACTCGTTTTGGTGGTTATGCAGAATATGCAGTTACAGATTATAGAGCTTGTGCCAAAATAGCTAATGATTATCCCTTAGGAAAAGCCACCGCCTTAACTACCCAGTACTGCACAGCAGATTATTGTTTTAACCAAATGATGAATTTATTTGAAGGCGATAAAGTGCTTATTCACGCTGCGGCAGGAGGTGTAGGTACGGCATTAGTGCAAATGGCGGCAAACAGAGGCTGTGAAATATTTGCAACAGCAGGCTCGGAAGAAAAAATGGAATATTTAAAAAATATGGGTGTACAGCATCCTATTAATTACAGAAAAAATGATTTTGATGTAGAAGTAGCAAAAATTTTAGGCGATGAAAAACTTGATGCTATTTTTGACCCTATTGGTGGCAGTAATGCCAAAAAAGGATATAAATTATTAGCTTCGGGTGGTAGAATATTATTATTTGGAGCTTCTTCTATGACGGGCACGTCTATTTTTGGGAAAATTGGTGTAGGATTAGGTTTTGGATTTTATCATCCTGTACAGTTTATGCTAAAAAGCCAAGCCATGATAGGCGTAAATATGCTTCGCATAGCAGATAATAGACCTTTTACCTTAAAAAGAAGTTTAGATAATGTAGTAAGAGATGTAGAAAAAGAAATTTTAAATCCTACCGTAGCAAAAATATTTTCTATAAATCAATTGGCAGAAGCACACAATTATTTAGAAAGTAGAAAAAGTATAGGAAAAGTAAGTGTTTCATGGAATTGA
- a CDS encoding nucleoside-diphosphate kinase yields the protein MATNRTFTMIKPDATAAGHAGAILDQILKGGFKVVALKYTKLTIDQAKAFYAVHAERPFYGELVEFMTEGPIYAAILEKNNAVADFRTLIGATNPAEAAEGTIRKRFAENIGRNAVHGSDSDENAAIEGNFFFSNLERF from the coding sequence ATGGCAACAAACAGAACTTTTACAATGATTAAACCTGATGCTACCGCAGCAGGGCACGCAGGTGCAATTTTAGACCAAATACTTAAAGGTGGATTTAAAGTTGTAGCATTAAAATATACTAAATTGACTATAGATCAAGCTAAAGCTTTTTATGCAGTACATGCTGAGCGTCCCTTTTATGGCGAGTTGGTAGAATTTATGACAGAAGGTCCTATTTATGCAGCTATATTAGAAAAAAATAATGCCGTAGCAGATTTTAGAACTTTAATAGGTGCTACTAATCCGGCAGAAGCAGCAGAAGGAACTATACGTAAAAGATTTGCAGAAAATATAGGAAGAAATGCGGTTCATGGTAGCGACAGCGATGAAAACGCAGCCATAGAAGGTAATTTCTTTTTTAGTAACTTAGAGAGATTTTAA
- a CDS encoding T9SS type A sorting domain-containing protein: MKKIYTSIVISLFSIILFGQSNQYIHFDGQNDYISVENGAQYINGLSAFSMTGWFYADKLQYGAGMMGIRGEGNGSGQIYLLQLGNGGLECRINTSGGLFQVVGADSTVIAEQWQHYAFVYDGSTFKVYIDGNLLGSTNASGVFQSTDKPFGIGKSLISGFNFVYPGRADEVTLWSKALTLSDITYMISNEPVGNETGLELYFKCNQGYPFGNNTSITHLKNEIGNGARDGLINNMAMQDSTSNFGGTLEPYVQAISFPQLANKEVNDAPFALNAVTTSGLPVSYSIISGPATVSGNTLTLTGTSGTVVVEANQAGNGSFFAAEPVQSSFEAIDASTVFASVDIRNPLSGYVYARTLSPIELAAVIDISYSDILSVGDVKFEVNGENVGVKYWDNLHYTGWWTPPAYGTYTFDVIAKNNYGASYTESVTFEVVNPNADINIDAFNSILINAGVGPQEAEATLPCYVGAFDSIIGLLDVACTPQGCDEWDFLANVEAQGHNGEWYQIIRYITPYGVPCNHQIDLTDFMSLLQGKVKFRVNYSTQGLGFQYSLNLDYKEGTPDYVYSKIDKLWNDTYNFGDYADLQPCETYNFDYDANTLASKLKLISTGHGWDVNYNTGNAAEFHEDTHHIWVNGNETFSQHNWYDCNPNPDNCSPQNGTWYYDRAGWCPGAIAQWFDYNMTPFINSSPVQLNYIFDENYIDLCHPNHPDCVTGVTCNNCDQGFNPHLIVSSYVISKSNTPFNTDTTYTNIAEVIENPIKFDVYPNPNFGKFYVDVNNSVKNYTIAIYDVMGKAILETQKINDTKTLIDISGTAKGVYMVQVRTEQYSLTHKIIVEK, encoded by the coding sequence ATGAAAAAAATATATACTTCAATTGTAATTTCATTATTTTCAATAATTCTCTTTGGTCAAAGCAACCAATATATTCACTTTGACGGGCAAAATGACTATATTTCTGTAGAAAATGGAGCACAATATATAAATGGGCTTAGTGCTTTTTCTATGACGGGCTGGTTTTATGCAGATAAGCTACAGTACGGAGCCGGCATGATGGGCATTAGAGGAGAAGGCAATGGAAGTGGACAAATTTATTTGCTTCAGTTGGGAAACGGAGGTTTAGAATGCCGAATTAATACAAGTGGTGGATTATTTCAAGTGGTAGGTGCAGATAGCACCGTAATAGCTGAGCAATGGCAACATTATGCTTTTGTATATGACGGCAGCACTTTTAAAGTATATATTGATGGCAATTTATTGGGTTCTACCAATGCCAGCGGAGTATTTCAATCTACTGACAAACCTTTTGGAATAGGTAAAAGTTTAATTTCGGGATTTAATTTTGTTTATCCCGGCAGAGCAGATGAAGTAACACTTTGGTCTAAAGCCTTAACTCTATCAGACATTACTTATATGATTAGCAATGAACCAGTAGGAAACGAAACAGGATTAGAGCTATATTTTAAATGCAACCAAGGTTATCCATTTGGCAATAATACTTCTATTACTCATCTTAAAAATGAAATAGGAAATGGAGCAAGAGATGGACTAATAAACAATATGGCTATGCAAGATAGCACTTCAAATTTTGGAGGCACATTAGAGCCTTATGTTCAAGCTATTAGTTTTCCTCAGTTAGCCAATAAAGAGGTAAATGATGCTCCTTTTGCTTTAAATGCTGTTACCACTTCCGGTCTTCCGGTTTCTTATTCTATAATTTCGGGGCCGGCTACTGTTTCGGGCAATACTTTAACTTTAACAGGTACTTCGGGTACTGTGGTTGTAGAAGCCAATCAAGCGGGTAACGGTTCTTTCTTTGCTGCCGAGCCTGTCCAATCTTCTTTTGAAGCGATTGATGCTTCAACGGTTTTTGCTTCAGTAGATATCAGAAATCCTTTAAGTGGTTATGTTTATGCCCGAACTTTGTCGCCTATTGAGTTAGCCGCTGTAATAGATATTTCTTACTCAGATATATTAAGTGTAGGAGATGTGAAATTTGAAGTTAATGGCGAAAACGTTGGAGTGAAATATTGGGATAACTTACATTACACAGGCTGGTGGACACCTCCGGCTTATGGCACGTACACTTTTGATGTAATAGCTAAAAATAACTATGGAGCCAGCTATACTGAATCTGTAACTTTTGAAGTAGTAAATCCTAATGCCGATATTAATATAGATGCTTTTAATAGTATTTTAATAAATGCAGGTGTTGGTCCACAAGAAGCAGAAGCTACACTCCCTTGCTATGTGGGTGCTTTTGATAGCATTATAGGATTATTAGATGTGGCTTGTACGCCCCAAGGTTGCGATGAATGGGATTTTCTGGCTAATGTAGAAGCACAAGGACATAATGGTGAGTGGTATCAAATAATAAGATACATAACTCCTTATGGCGTGCCCTGCAACCATCAAATAGATTTAACCGATTTTATGTCTTTACTACAAGGAAAAGTAAAATTTAGGGTAAATTATTCTACACAAGGTCTTGGTTTCCAGTATTCTTTAAATCTTGATTATAAAGAAGGAACTCCCGATTATGTGTATAGCAAAATAGATAAATTGTGGAACGACACCTACAATTTTGGCGATTATGCCGATTTGCAACCTTGTGAAACTTATAATTTTGATTATGATGCCAATACCTTAGCTTCAAAACTAAAATTAATTTCTACTGGGCATGGGTGGGATGTAAATTATAATACGGGAAATGCGGCAGAATTTCATGAAGATACACATCATATTTGGGTTAATGGAAATGAAACTTTTTCGCAACATAACTGGTATGACTGTAATCCAAATCCTGATAATTGTAGCCCTCAAAACGGAACTTGGTATTACGACCGTGCTGGCTGGTGCCCAGGGGCTATAGCACAATGGTTTGATTATAATATGACACCGTTTATAAACTCATCTCCTGTGCAGCTCAACTATATTTTTGATGAAAATTATATAGATTTATGCCATCCTAACCACCCTGATTGTGTTACCGGAGTAACCTGCAATAACTGCGACCAAGGTTTTAATCCGCATTTAATTGTGTCTTCTTATGTTATTTCTAAAAGCAATACGCCTTTTAATACAGATACAACTTATACTAATATTGCAGAAGTAATAGAAAATCCTATCAAATTTGATGTTTATCCCAATCCAAATTTTGGAAAATTTTATGTTGATGTTAATAATAGTGTTAAAAATTATACTATTGCAATATATGATGTAATGGGAAAAGCTATTTTAGAAACCCAAAAAATAAATGACACAAAGACTTTAATAGATATTAGCGGAACAGCTAAAGGTGTGTATATGGTACAAGTTAGAACTGAGCAGTATAGCCTTACTCACAAAATAATAGTAGAAAAATAG
- a CDS encoding SPOR domain-containing protein: MKKVVGTFILIIFIFVVKAQYSYHLNDKVQIDADFDLAFMLEAHLDKNEHRDKDSGYRIQLINSSNRDEVYTKKTELYQKHSNVKAYIVYDQPYYKLRIGDFKTRLEAYKYMDEIIGEFQSAFVVRDEIKIK; the protein is encoded by the coding sequence ATGAAAAAAGTAGTTGGAACATTTATTCTCATCATTTTTATTTTTGTCGTAAAAGCACAATATTCTTATCACTTAAACGATAAAGTGCAAATAGATGCAGATTTTGATTTGGCATTTATGTTAGAAGCTCATTTAGATAAAAATGAACATAGAGATAAAGACAGCGGCTACAGAATACAGCTGATAAATAGCTCAAATAGAGATGAAGTTTACACTAAAAAAACCGAACTTTATCAAAAACATTCTAATGTGAAAGCATATATTGTGTATGATCAACCTTACTACAAGCTAAGAATAGGCGATTTTAAAACCCGATTAGAAGCCTACAAATACATGGATGAAATAATAGGCGAATTTCAATCTGCTTTTGTGGTGCGAGATGAAATTAAAATAAAGTAA
- a CDS encoding amidohydrolase — protein sequence MPLAKKIKDLAKKYHQDVVKWRQHLHATPELSFQEFETSKFIQQVLKNHHISFSTMAKTGVVALIKGTNADKKCIALRGDIDALPIIEQNSFAYKSKNEGIMHACGHDFHTSSLLGTALILNELKSEFEGTFKIIFQPSEEKIPSGAPAMIAEGVLENPKVDYIIGQHVSPELKTGTFGFKAGKFMASADEIYMTIKGKGGHAARPHETIDSVLTASQIIVNLQQVVSRKTNPFDTIVLSFGKIEGKGATNVLPDEVKIEGTLRAMNETLRFEAHKWIKEIAQNTAKASGASCDVNIVVGYPCVENNEEFTHKLIFEANNYLGKENVIDIPQRMGAEDFGYYSQKVPSCFYRVGTGNENKKTTFGLHTSHFNVDDDALQHSIGLMAWLAINS from the coding sequence ATGCCTTTAGCTAAAAAAATAAAAGACTTAGCTAAAAAATACCACCAAGATGTGGTTAAATGGCGACAGCATTTACATGCAACACCAGAATTGTCTTTTCAAGAATTTGAAACCTCAAAATTTATTCAGCAAGTTTTAAAAAACCATCATATTTCTTTTAGCACAATGGCTAAAACGGGCGTGGTGGCATTAATAAAAGGGACAAATGCTGACAAAAAATGTATAGCTTTAAGAGGAGATATAGATGCTTTGCCCATAATAGAGCAAAACTCCTTTGCCTACAAATCTAAAAATGAAGGCATTATGCACGCTTGTGGGCATGATTTTCATACTTCCAGTTTATTGGGAACAGCTTTAATTTTAAATGAACTAAAAAGTGAATTTGAAGGAACATTTAAAATAATTTTTCAGCCTTCTGAAGAAAAAATACCAAGTGGAGCACCTGCCATGATAGCCGAAGGAGTTTTAGAAAATCCTAAAGTAGATTACATAATAGGTCAACATGTTTCTCCCGAGCTAAAAACGGGGACATTTGGTTTTAAAGCCGGAAAATTTATGGCTTCTGCCGATGAAATTTATATGACCATTAAAGGAAAAGGCGGACACGCTGCTCGTCCACACGAAACCATAGACAGCGTACTAACAGCAAGCCAAATAATAGTTAATTTGCAGCAAGTAGTTAGCCGAAAAACCAATCCTTTTGACACGATAGTACTCTCTTTTGGAAAAATAGAAGGTAAAGGAGCTACCAATGTACTGCCCGATGAAGTAAAAATAGAAGGTACACTACGTGCTATGAACGAAACACTTCGTTTTGAAGCTCATAAATGGATAAAAGAGATAGCCCAAAATACAGCTAAAGCCAGTGGTGCTTCTTGTGATGTAAATATAGTGGTAGGTTATCCTTGCGTAGAAAACAATGAAGAATTTACCCATAAACTAATTTTTGAAGCCAACAATTATTTAGGCAAAGAAAACGTGATAGATATACCACAACGTATGGGAGCAGAAGATTTTGGGTATTACAGTCAAAAAGTGCCATCTTGTTTTTACAGAGTAGGCACAGGCAATGAAAACAAAAAAACAACGTTTGGTTTACACACCAGCCATTTTAATGTAGATGATGATGCCTTGCAGCACAGCATCGGTTTAATGGCTTGGCTGGCAATTAATAGTTAA
- a CDS encoding nitroreductase, whose amino-acid sequence MNKAQTVIQNIKERRTIKPEQCSNEKIPDADVWTILECANWAPTHGYTEPWRFVVFTDEGKHTISKAHADMYKNNAPADKFKQVKYNGLIERAKSTSHIIAIINKRGANAHIPKIEEIEATAMAVQNMQLAASAMGYAAYIHSGGMTFTDEMKNYLGFEAEDDVLGFLYLGVPNEEIKPGRRITPIQDKVKWIDK is encoded by the coding sequence ATGAATAAAGCACAAACAGTTATCCAAAACATTAAAGAAAGAAGAACCATTAAACCAGAGCAATGCAGTAATGAAAAAATACCCGATGCTGATGTTTGGACAATATTAGAATGTGCTAACTGGGCTCCAACCCATGGATATACAGAACCTTGGCGTTTTGTAGTTTTTACAGATGAGGGAAAACACACTATAAGTAAAGCTCATGCCGATATGTATAAAAATAATGCTCCTGCCGATAAGTTTAAACAAGTTAAATACAACGGATTAATAGAAAGAGCAAAAAGCACTTCGCATATTATAGCCATTATAAATAAAAGAGGTGCAAATGCTCACATACCTAAAATAGAAGAAATAGAAGCTACAGCTATGGCAGTACAAAATATGCAATTAGCAGCTAGTGCTATGGGATATGCCGCATATATTCATAGTGGGGGAATGACTTTTACTGATGAAATGAAAAACTATTTGGGATTTGAAGCAGAAGATGATGTTTTAGGATTTTTATACTTAGGTGTTCCTAACGAAGAAATAAAACCCGGGCGTAGAATAACACCCATACAAGACAAAGTAAAGTGGATAGATAAATAG